In Chitinophaga oryzae, the sequence CGACCTCCTTCCGGAGCGTCAGACAATAACAGTTCGTCCTTCTCTGCATTGATATCACGAACGAACATGACGGTGGCGTCATCTTGTAGTGGGCAGTCCACTACGTCGCCAATTTTAAACTGAAGTACTTTCATTTGCTAAAAATGATTCATAACAATGCAAATATAAGGGAATCGACATAACAACCAAATTCAGTACAGCAAAGGTTTTGGACATATTTTTTATCAAAATGACACGATTAAAATCAACGTGCTAATTGTATTCTACTTTCGATTAGGAAGACTTACAAAGTGATACTTTTTATGTCAAATGATGAAATTTATTTTCATTTTGATCCGAAAAAATTCTTTTTTACAGGACAAGATAATAGAGACATCACTTATCCATCAAAGGCAATAGCTGCGGTTCAAATGCAAAGACACCCTTCTGACCGGTCGTATCCCGTAGCACAGCCGCCGCCAGCAACCGGCACACCGGCTCCACCGCCGAAACATGGTCCTTACCAGGCATCACGTAAAAACGAAGGTCCTTCTCCCCCACCCCGGTTGCCTGCTCTTTCCACCATCTCATGTGAAACAAATATCCTTCTGCACCCCCCAACACATATACAGGCCTACGAATAGACCTCAGCCATTTTACCGGCGTCCGTAACTCTATCTCGCGGATATCGAAGACACTGTATGTCAGTGAATCTTCATCCGACTGGTGGTCATTCATGATTATCATCGGGTTAAAGCTAAACACCGCCCGGAACCGGCTGCTGCACTCCGCTGTCAACATCACCTCCGTAGCGCCAACACCCACTCCGCCCAGGTATATACGTTCCGGATCTATTCCCGGTTGTTGCGCCAGAAAATCCGCAGCGGCCACAATATCATCCACCTCCCCGAAACCGGATTCCACGTATCCCGGATTACCGCTGCCTCCCCGTAAGGCTGGGTACATCATCACAATTCCGGCTTTTCTGAACGGCGCCCCTGTCTCTGTATCACCGATGCTATTCGTCAGCCCATCGTTGATCCATATGACTGCCGGATGCAACCGGCCATCCTTTGGTACCTTACTCAGGTAAGCCACCATGTTACCCATCGCCGTAGGATAATATACCAGTGAAAATAGCCGCTTCGGCGCAGGCGTATCCACCATATGCCGCTTTCGCACCAGTTCTGTCACAAACCCCTGGCGCTCCAGGACCAGCTCCGTCAACCCGGTATCCGGCGGCGGCGGCTCCGCGGGAAACGGCCGCTCGATCCTGGCAGTATAAAGGCCACCGTATATGCCCAACAGTATCAAGGAAAAGAAAACAGCCAACGAACGATAAACAGCTTTCATAGATAGGATTTGTTGCAAAGGTAATAGGGACATATCCAATTTTTAATATCTTTGCGCCCAATACCTACGAAATAAAGATATGTCAACCTGCAGATCCCTTACACTGTCAGCCCTGATGCTGTGCTGCCAAAGTATTGTAGCCCAAATCAAGCCCATTTACAATTACAAGGACCTTT encodes:
- a CDS encoding alpha/beta hydrolase family protein; the encoded protein is MKAVYRSLAVFFSLILLGIYGGLYTARIERPFPAEPPPPDTGLTELVLERQGFVTELVRKRHMVDTPAPKRLFSLVYYPTAMGNMVAYLSKVPKDGRLHPAVIWINDGLTNSIGDTETGAPFRKAGIVMMYPALRGGSGNPGYVESGFGEVDDIVAAADFLAQQPGIDPERIYLGGVGVGATEVMLTAECSSRFRAVFSFNPMIIMNDHQSDEDSLTYSVFDIREIELRTPVKWLRSIRRPVYVLGGAEGYLFHMRWWKEQATGVGEKDLRFYVMPGKDHVSAVEPVCRLLAAAVLRDTTGQKGVFAFEPQLLPLMDK